In the genome of Kitasatospora cathayae, one region contains:
- a CDS encoding DUF6760 family protein: protein MTYAPARLYEEIAYIAYHFHWPREDLLDLTHRERGQWVREIARINSRVSEGG, encoded by the coding sequence GTGACGTACGCGCCTGCTCGGCTGTACGAGGAGATCGCGTACATCGCCTACCACTTCCACTGGCCGAGGGAGGACCTCCTCGACCTCACCCACCGGGAACGCGGGCAGTGGGTGCGTGAGATCGCGCGCATCAACTCCCGTGTCAGCGAGGGAGGGTGA
- a CDS encoding phage tail protein, which translates to MAEGDPLSTHIFGVQLGGYNVESVKEISNLTVEQDVVEYKQVTQEGKLIVRKQPGARLPGEVTITRGLDKSGAFTDWIKETLNNGAINTARQNLTIEVKDTTGATLRRIQLTNAWASRWEGPTLSAGESSAATETVTIVFEEISVE; encoded by the coding sequence ATGGCTGAAGGCGATCCGCTCTCCACACACATCTTCGGCGTCCAACTCGGCGGCTACAACGTCGAGTCCGTCAAGGAGATCAGCAACCTGACGGTCGAACAGGACGTCGTCGAGTACAAGCAGGTGACCCAAGAGGGCAAACTGATCGTCCGCAAGCAGCCCGGCGCCCGGCTGCCCGGCGAGGTGACCATCACCCGCGGCCTGGACAAGAGCGGCGCGTTCACGGACTGGATCAAGGAAACCCTCAACAACGGGGCGATCAACACCGCGCGGCAGAACCTCACCATCGAGGTCAAGGACACCACCGGCGCCACCCTGCGGCGCATCCAGCTGACCAACGCCTGGGCGAGCCGCTGGGAGGGCCCCACGCTCAGCGCGGGCGAGTCCAGCGCCGCGACGGAGACCGTGACCATCGTGTTCGAGGAGATCAGCGTCGAATGA
- a CDS encoding phage tail sheath family protein — MPSYLTPGVYVEEVQSGARPIEGVGTAVAAFVGFAGSGPFHEPTLVTNWDQYVQRFGGFTEGTYLAHSVYGFFANGGGSAYVVRVGDPARQTPGAAPAPVRAAAPPVAVAGFLYSALPGAGGEVSVEIADAEGENVPEDRFRLLVRRGAEVVESYDVSTRKNTKGYVVTQLRDSKLVSVAEQPGTAPSRPERQTHALPAAPALAPGPVAAPATRLDPAEYVGDAADRTGFSGLEAIDEITMVAVPDLMSAYQRGDLDDEGLRTVQLAVMSHCEQMGDRIAVLDPPPGLNAQRMRTWRNEEAGFDSRYAALYYPWIKVFDPASGRNVLVPPSGHVAGVWARSDAERGVHKAPANEVIRGAVDLELRLSKGEQDLLNPIGVNCVRAFPGRGIRIWGARTLSSDPAWRYLNVRRLFNYLEESILLGTQWVVFEPNDDRLWSSIRRNITAFLTEEWRRGALFGQTAAEAFYVKCDRDNNPPESIDLGQVICEIGVAPVKPAEFVVFRLAQFSDSTSLVNE; from the coding sequence ATGCCGTCGTACCTCACCCCGGGCGTGTACGTGGAGGAGGTCCAGTCCGGTGCCCGGCCGATCGAGGGGGTCGGCACAGCCGTCGCCGCCTTCGTCGGCTTCGCCGGGTCCGGTCCCTTCCACGAGCCCACGCTGGTGACCAACTGGGACCAGTACGTCCAGCGGTTCGGCGGCTTCACCGAGGGCACCTACCTGGCGCACTCGGTGTACGGCTTCTTCGCCAACGGCGGCGGCTCCGCCTACGTCGTCCGGGTCGGCGACCCGGCCCGGCAGACCCCCGGCGCCGCCCCGGCCCCGGTCCGTGCCGCGGCCCCGCCGGTCGCGGTCGCGGGCTTCCTGTACTCGGCGCTGCCCGGCGCGGGCGGCGAGGTGTCCGTCGAGATCGCCGACGCGGAGGGCGAGAACGTCCCCGAGGACCGGTTCCGGCTGCTGGTCCGCCGGGGCGCCGAGGTCGTGGAGAGCTACGACGTCTCGACCCGGAAGAACACCAAGGGATACGTCGTCACCCAGCTGCGCGACTCCAAGCTGGTCTCGGTCGCCGAACAGCCCGGTACCGCGCCGAGCCGCCCCGAGCGGCAGACCCACGCGCTCCCCGCCGCCCCCGCCCTCGCGCCCGGGCCGGTCGCGGCCCCCGCCACCCGGCTCGATCCCGCCGAGTACGTCGGCGACGCCGCCGACCGGACCGGCTTCTCGGGCCTGGAGGCGATCGACGAGATCACCATGGTCGCGGTGCCCGACCTGATGAGCGCCTACCAGCGCGGCGACCTCGACGACGAGGGCCTGCGCACCGTCCAGCTGGCCGTGATGTCCCACTGCGAGCAGATGGGCGACCGGATCGCCGTACTCGACCCGCCGCCCGGTCTGAACGCCCAGCGGATGCGCACCTGGCGCAACGAGGAGGCGGGCTTCGACTCCCGCTACGCCGCCCTCTACTACCCGTGGATCAAGGTGTTCGACCCGGCCAGCGGCCGCAACGTGCTGGTCCCGCCGAGCGGGCACGTCGCCGGGGTGTGGGCGCGCAGCGACGCCGAACGCGGCGTGCACAAGGCGCCCGCCAACGAGGTGATCCGCGGCGCGGTGGACCTCGAACTCCGGCTCAGCAAGGGCGAACAGGACCTGCTGAACCCGATCGGCGTCAACTGCGTCCGGGCGTTCCCCGGGCGCGGCATCCGGATCTGGGGCGCGCGCACCCTCTCCTCCGACCCCGCCTGGCGCTACCTGAACGTGCGCCGACTGTTCAACTACCTCGAGGAATCGATCCTCCTGGGGACCCAGTGGGTGGTCTTCGAACCCAACGACGACCGGCTGTGGTCCAGCATCCGCCGGAACATCACCGCGTTCCTCACCGAGGAGTGGCGGCGCGGTGCACTGTTCGGCCAGACCGCGGCCGAGGCCTTCTACGTCAAGTGCGACCGCGACAACAACCCGCCGGAGTCCATCGACCTCGGCCAGGTGATCTGCGAGATCGGCGTCGCCCCGGTGAAGCCGGCCGAGTTCGTGGTGTTCCGGCTGGCCCAGTTCTCCGACAGCACGAGCCTCGTCAACGAGTGA
- a CDS encoding ATP-binding protein, whose translation MSLDLGSAVNGAPPGHDHLWERLQRVEQRVRAAVRERRADDPDPDDPYRGQYLGPEAVERILASSAPTGFAAAGRADAADPPPGSRIARLGADFGLLPVDLDLLLVALAPDLDTRFEQLYGYLNDDLTRRRATVALALELCGLPGAGAGRFRFSARAPLIAGGLLEITEAERPLLSRTLRVPDRVTAHLLGDDEPDDALAGLARRAAPYPGADARPVDRLRATATAAYGGPVYLLDRAGHAGPLAVAALAADGRPPLVVDAAAVAAAHPSAGIVRVLAREARLGGGGVVLGPLDRLEPERPERAALLRELCAALGPVPLIVHGPQAWDPAWARESPVVVTVPAPDARELAGQWARALAAGGAPLSGELTEGLTEERAEELSEELAEAVAAYRLDREKLERAASVAARTAAAERRPVRAEDLRAAVRAQNAAGLARLARRIEPAVGWADLVLPDPTAGRLRELVLRARHRDRVLGQWRMRPGGGRGNGVIALFAGESGTGKTMSAEVVAAELGMELYVVDLSTVVDKYIGETEKNLDRVFTEAAQVNAVLLFDEADALFGKRSQVKDAHDRHANVETAYLLQRMESFDGIAVLTTNLRANLDEAFTRRLDVIAEFPLPDQAQRRLLWDRCLGPRLPRGDDLDLDFCARHFELTGGSIRACAVSAAYLAAGTGAPLGMAQLVAAVVGEYRKLGRLVLESEFGPWLGVLGDTGLG comes from the coding sequence GTGAGCCTCGACCTCGGATCGGCGGTGAACGGCGCGCCGCCCGGCCACGACCACCTGTGGGAACGGCTGCAGCGGGTCGAGCAGCGGGTCCGGGCGGCGGTGCGCGAGCGCCGGGCCGACGATCCGGACCCGGACGACCCGTACCGTGGCCAGTACCTCGGCCCGGAGGCGGTGGAACGGATCCTGGCGTCCTCCGCCCCGACGGGCTTCGCCGCTGCGGGCCGGGCGGACGCGGCCGACCCGCCGCCCGGCTCCCGGATCGCCCGGCTCGGCGCCGACTTCGGCCTGCTCCCGGTGGACCTCGACCTCCTCCTCGTCGCTCTCGCGCCCGACCTCGACACCCGCTTCGAGCAGCTCTACGGCTACCTCAACGACGACCTGACCCGACGCCGGGCCACCGTCGCGCTGGCCCTGGAACTGTGCGGACTGCCGGGGGCGGGCGCGGGCCGCTTCCGGTTCTCCGCCCGCGCCCCGCTGATCGCCGGCGGCCTCCTGGAGATCACTGAAGCCGAGCGTCCGCTGCTCTCCCGCACCCTGCGCGTGCCGGACCGGGTGACGGCCCATCTGCTGGGCGACGACGAGCCGGACGACGCGCTCGCCGGCCTGGCGCGCCGCGCCGCACCGTACCCCGGAGCCGACGCGCGGCCCGTCGACCGGCTGCGCGCGACCGCGACCGCGGCGTACGGCGGGCCGGTGTACCTGCTGGACCGGGCCGGGCACGCCGGCCCGCTGGCGGTGGCCGCCCTCGCGGCCGATGGCCGACCGCCCCTGGTCGTCGACGCCGCCGCGGTGGCCGCCGCCCACCCGTCGGCGGGCATCGTGCGGGTGCTCGCGCGCGAGGCCCGGCTGGGCGGGGGCGGAGTGGTGCTCGGGCCGCTGGACCGGCTGGAACCCGAACGACCCGAGCGGGCGGCCCTGTTGCGCGAGCTGTGCGCGGCGCTCGGGCCCGTCCCGCTGATCGTGCACGGCCCGCAGGCGTGGGACCCGGCCTGGGCGCGGGAGAGCCCCGTGGTGGTCACGGTCCCCGCGCCCGACGCGCGCGAGCTGGCCGGGCAGTGGGCCCGCGCACTGGCCGCCGGCGGCGCGCCGCTGAGCGGGGAGCTGACGGAGGGGCTGACGGAGGAGCGGGCCGAGGAGCTGTCGGAGGAGCTGGCCGAGGCGGTGGCCGCCTACCGGCTGGACCGGGAGAAGCTGGAGCGGGCCGCCTCGGTGGCGGCCAGGACGGCGGCCGCCGAGCGTCGTCCGGTGCGCGCCGAGGACCTGCGGGCCGCCGTACGGGCGCAGAACGCCGCAGGCCTCGCCCGGCTCGCCCGCCGGATCGAGCCCGCCGTCGGCTGGGCCGACCTGGTGCTGCCCGACCCCACCGCAGGCCGGCTGCGCGAGCTCGTGCTGCGGGCCCGGCACCGCGACCGGGTGCTCGGGCAGTGGCGGATGCGGCCGGGCGGCGGCCGGGGCAACGGGGTGATCGCCCTGTTCGCGGGGGAGTCCGGCACCGGCAAGACGATGTCCGCCGAGGTGGTCGCCGCCGAGCTCGGCATGGAACTGTACGTCGTGGACCTCTCCACCGTGGTGGACAAGTACATCGGCGAGACCGAGAAGAACCTGGACCGGGTCTTCACCGAGGCCGCGCAGGTCAACGCCGTTCTGCTGTTCGACGAGGCGGACGCGCTGTTCGGGAAGCGCTCACAGGTCAAGGACGCCCACGACCGCCACGCCAACGTGGAGACGGCCTACCTGCTCCAGCGGATGGAGTCCTTCGACGGGATCGCGGTGCTGACCACCAACCTGCGCGCCAACCTCGACGAGGCGTTCACCCGGCGCCTGGACGTCATCGCGGAGTTCCCGCTGCCCGACCAGGCGCAGCGGCGCCTCCTGTGGGACCGCTGCCTGGGGCCGCGGCTGCCCCGCGGTGACGACCTCGACCTGGACTTCTGCGCCCGTCACTTCGAGCTCACCGGCGGTTCCATCCGGGCCTGCGCGGTCTCCGCGGCCTACCTGGCCGCCGGCACGGGCGCCCCGCTGGGCATGGCGCAGCTGGTCGCCGCGGTGGTCGGGGAGTACCGCAAGCTCGGCCGGCTGGTGCTGGAGAGCGAGTTCGGGCCGTGGCTGGGCGTCCTCGGGGACACCGGGCTCGGCTGA
- a CDS encoding DUF4255 domain-containing protein, producing MIHEVDEGLRLLLVEAGLPERGVEVVFDAPTRDLAARRTAPTVSVFLYGIREETARRQAGAVAEHDADGLVVGHRPAPRWFELGYLVTVWTNRPQDEHRLLAEVLQCLTAVDALPVRVLTGSLARLGLTVGLDIAGRDTGLPSVSDVWSALGGELRPSIDLRVLAPLAGGLTPAGPPVTEGLVVHVGDTDDGSGGRRLRYHGAGDPGPDGFAAPRERALPPGRRARGGAR from the coding sequence GTGATTCATGAGGTGGACGAGGGGCTGCGGCTGCTGCTTGTCGAGGCCGGGCTGCCGGAGCGGGGGGTCGAGGTGGTGTTCGATGCGCCGACCCGGGACCTCGCGGCCCGGCGTACCGCGCCGACGGTCAGCGTGTTCCTGTACGGGATCCGGGAGGAGACGGCCCGTCGGCAGGCCGGGGCCGTTGCCGAGCACGATGCGGACGGGCTGGTGGTCGGCCACCGACCGGCGCCGCGCTGGTTCGAACTGGGCTACCTGGTGACCGTCTGGACCAACCGGCCGCAGGACGAACACCGGTTGCTGGCCGAGGTGTTGCAGTGTCTGACCGCCGTGGACGCGTTGCCCGTCCGGGTGCTGACCGGATCGCTCGCCCGGCTCGGGCTGACCGTCGGGCTGGACATCGCGGGGCGGGACACGGGCCTGCCGTCGGTGTCCGACGTGTGGTCCGCGCTCGGCGGGGAGCTGCGGCCCTCGATCGACCTCAGGGTACTCGCCCCGCTGGCCGGCGGGCTCACCCCCGCCGGGCCGCCGGTCACCGAGGGGCTGGTGGTGCACGTCGGAGACACCGACGACGGCTCGGGAGGCCGCCGGCTGCGCTACCACGGCGCCGGGGACCCGGGACCGGACGGCTTCGCCGCGCCCCGGGAGCGTGCGCTGCCGCCGGGCCGCAGGGCGCGGGGTGGAGCACGGTGA
- a CDS encoding helix-turn-helix transcriptional regulator → MTSTETPRGEAVTTPRIPVAQRSGSARPAGPRVPVQARRPGQIPVAVYAEDLILQTGVVQQLRQRPEVELLSESEAGRAEVSLLVVDALTEAVAEHLRKLRLATSGRIGLVVGQFEAGGLQTIVECGVAAVMRRSEADQDRLVHLITALANGEGVMPGDLLGELLDRIGMLQRTMLDGRGLTLSTLTAREAEMLRLVAEGFDTSEIAAKTSYSERTVKNVLHEIITRLGLRNRAHAVGYAMRRGLI, encoded by the coding sequence ATGACGTCGACCGAAACACCCCGTGGCGAAGCAGTCACCACCCCCCGGATTCCGGTGGCGCAACGTTCCGGCAGCGCCCGCCCGGCCGGCCCGCGCGTCCCCGTCCAGGCGCGCAGGCCCGGCCAGATACCCGTGGCGGTGTACGCCGAGGACCTCATCCTGCAGACCGGCGTGGTCCAACAGCTGCGCCAGCGGCCTGAGGTGGAGCTGCTGAGCGAGAGCGAGGCGGGCCGGGCGGAGGTCTCCCTGCTGGTGGTCGACGCCCTCACCGAGGCGGTCGCCGAGCACCTGCGCAAGCTGCGACTCGCCACCTCGGGCCGAATCGGCCTGGTGGTGGGCCAGTTCGAGGCCGGCGGGCTGCAGACGATCGTCGAGTGCGGGGTCGCCGCCGTGATGCGTCGCTCGGAGGCGGACCAGGACCGGCTGGTGCACCTCATCACCGCCCTGGCCAACGGCGAGGGAGTGATGCCGGGGGACCTGCTCGGTGAGCTGCTCGACCGGATCGGGATGCTCCAGCGCACCATGCTCGACGGGCGGGGCCTGACCCTGTCGACCCTGACGGCCCGGGAGGCGGAGATGCTCCGGCTGGTCGCCGAGGGCTTCGACACCAGTGAGATCGCCGCGAAGACCTCGTACTCCGAACGCACCGTCAAGAACGTGCTGCACGAGATCATCACGCGGCTGGGGCTGCGCAATCGGGCGCACGCGGTGGGGTACGCCATGCGGCGCGGTCTGATCTGA
- a CDS encoding COG1470 family protein, with translation MTTSAELGLSALTVAPGGVATTTLTVRNDLDIVEAYTLEVVGECAPWTTVEPARVSLYPGTSETVTVRLAPPRSSAARAGEFPLGIRVLPTERPELVTVPETTVTVTPFHELQAALAPRRRRGWLRGRYRTSVRNLGNAPATMVLTPGQAGEELRFRATPERLRLEPGESGELRLQARARKLIWFGKPASWPFEVTVGPEQADTGKDANAEATNTRTPDAKSRDAKGGTASTEGLTIVQRPLLDGEFIQLPVFPKWLLALLAALLALLLAWFALVRPAVRSSAKQAAEQAVAQQSSATPAPSAAAPGGAPTAPAAGNPGGQVKPGAGQPSAGGRAPGPGLAEPGTGRQSSATVDVQTANGAASTGSYQVPHGKVFDITDIVVANFQGDQGLLTITAGKQTITTIALETFRNQDYHWVTPIQVPEDQAVTATVTCESPGTPASGKQAATCHELLNVSGSLSDIRQGN, from the coding sequence ATGACCACATCCGCCGAACTCGGCCTGTCCGCGCTGACGGTGGCGCCCGGTGGCGTGGCCACCACGACGCTGACGGTGCGCAACGACCTCGACATCGTGGAGGCGTACACGCTGGAGGTCGTCGGCGAATGCGCCCCGTGGACGACGGTCGAGCCGGCCCGGGTCTCGCTCTACCCGGGGACGTCCGAGACGGTGACGGTGCGCCTCGCCCCACCGCGATCGTCCGCCGCCCGGGCCGGTGAGTTCCCACTCGGCATCCGGGTCCTGCCGACCGAGCGCCCCGAGCTGGTGACGGTCCCGGAGACCACCGTCACCGTGACGCCGTTCCACGAGCTGCAGGCCGCGCTCGCGCCCCGGCGCCGCCGCGGCTGGCTGCGCGGCCGCTACCGGACCTCGGTGCGCAACCTCGGCAACGCCCCCGCCACCATGGTCCTCACGCCCGGACAGGCCGGCGAGGAGCTGCGGTTCCGGGCCACCCCGGAACGGCTGCGCCTCGAACCCGGCGAGTCCGGCGAGCTGCGCCTGCAGGCGCGCGCCCGCAAGCTGATCTGGTTCGGCAAACCGGCCTCCTGGCCGTTCGAGGTCACGGTGGGACCGGAGCAGGCCGACACCGGCAAGGACGCGAACGCCGAGGCCACCAACACCAGGACCCCTGACGCCAAGAGCCGGGACGCCAAGGGCGGGACCGCCTCGACCGAAGGCCTCACGATCGTTCAACGGCCCCTCCTCGACGGCGAGTTCATCCAACTCCCGGTCTTCCCCAAGTGGCTGCTCGCCCTCCTGGCGGCGCTGCTCGCGCTGCTGCTGGCCTGGTTCGCCCTGGTCCGCCCGGCGGTGCGCAGTTCCGCGAAGCAGGCCGCCGAGCAGGCCGTCGCCCAGCAGAGCAGCGCCACCCCGGCCCCGAGCGCCGCCGCACCCGGCGGTGCGCCCACGGCACCCGCCGCCGGGAACCCCGGCGGCCAGGTCAAGCCGGGTGCCGGCCAGCCGAGCGCCGGTGGCCGCGCCCCCGGCCCGGGCCTGGCCGAGCCCGGTACCGGACGGCAGAGCTCCGCCACCGTCGACGTGCAGACCGCGAACGGCGCCGCATCCACCGGCAGTTATCAGGTCCCGCACGGCAAGGTGTTCGACATCACGGACATCGTGGTCGCCAACTTCCAGGGCGACCAGGGGCTGTTGACCATCACGGCCGGCAAGCAGACGATCACCACCATCGCCTTGGAGACCTTCCGCAACCAGGACTACCACTGGGTGACTCCCATCCAGGTCCCCGAGGACCAGGCAGTGACGGCGACCGTGACCTGCGAGTCGCCGGGCACCCCGGCCTCGGGCAAGCAGGCGGCCACGTGCCACGAACTCCTCAACGTCAGCGGATCGTTGAGCGACATCAGGCAGGGAAACTGA
- a CDS encoding eCIS core domain-containing protein yields the protein MRTNQPDRRTDPAATPAATRAVRPGPGPRAGTALALQRSIGNAAVTRLVQHTRRGASSTSSSRGSDAQDELPLQRSLVHQVPRTAGQPLDATTRREMESRLGADFSDVRLHTGSTARASAAEVGARAYTSGNHVVLGADGGDRHTLAHELTHVIQQRRGPVAGTDRGDGLRVSDPSDRHEREAEANAVRALSAPLAHEKPEPGPDGRSPRAGASLQRMPPKRKAEAAELPTPSGRTTRGKARAANLDLDRPVLEFTSDYEGPAAQKLNDTQSIGFQQVARLKNPPGAPQRVSTNYHFWQEVTDSNVQIVQSKKGFPETPSSRPWMQDGPYHPPYNNAVINDTQNAIEFNDNPGFSTSARMTPGYWLKSYQVSFRWKVAHRADPWNRTMPAWTSPVVTHTLESAFDPENPDQPSPIAAHPAGEFTWNVDLSTVASATGNG from the coding sequence GTGCGCACCAACCAGCCGGACCGCCGCACCGACCCGGCCGCCACCCCCGCTGCCACCCGCGCCGTGCGCCCGGGCCCGGGTCCGAGGGCCGGCACCGCACTGGCCCTGCAACGGTCCATCGGCAACGCCGCGGTGACCCGCCTGGTCCAGCACACCCGACGCGGCGCCAGCAGTACAAGCAGCTCCCGCGGCTCCGACGCGCAGGACGAACTGCCACTCCAGCGCTCCCTGGTGCACCAGGTGCCCCGGACCGCCGGACAGCCCCTGGACGCCACCACCCGCCGCGAGATGGAGTCCCGCCTCGGCGCCGACTTCTCCGACGTACGGCTGCACACCGGCAGCACGGCTCGCGCCTCCGCGGCCGAAGTCGGCGCCCGCGCCTACACCTCGGGCAACCACGTGGTGCTCGGAGCCGACGGCGGCGACCGGCACACCCTGGCCCACGAACTCACCCACGTCATCCAGCAACGCCGGGGCCCGGTCGCCGGCACCGACCGCGGCGACGGCCTGCGGGTCTCCGACCCGTCCGACCGCCACGAACGCGAGGCCGAGGCCAACGCCGTCCGCGCGCTGTCGGCCCCGCTCGCCCACGAGAAGCCGGAGCCCGGACCCGACGGCCGCTCCCCCCGGGCGGGCGCATCCCTGCAGCGGATGCCTCCCAAGCGCAAGGCGGAAGCCGCCGAACTCCCCACGCCCTCGGGCCGCACCACCCGCGGCAAGGCCCGCGCCGCGAACCTCGACCTCGACCGGCCCGTCCTGGAGTTCACCTCGGACTACGAGGGACCGGCCGCCCAGAAGCTGAACGACACCCAGAGCATCGGCTTCCAGCAGGTGGCACGGCTGAAGAACCCGCCGGGCGCCCCGCAGCGGGTCTCGACCAACTACCACTTCTGGCAGGAGGTCACCGACTCCAACGTCCAGATCGTGCAGTCGAAGAAGGGCTTCCCCGAAACCCCGTCCAGCCGCCCCTGGATGCAAGACGGCCCCTACCACCCGCCCTACAACAACGCGGTCATCAACGACACCCAGAACGCGATCGAGTTCAACGACAACCCCGGCTTCTCCACCTCGGCGCGGATGACCCCCGGGTACTGGCTGAAGTCCTACCAGGTCTCCTTCCGCTGGAAGGTCGCCCACCGGGCCGACCCCTGGAACCGGACGATGCCCGCCTGGACCAGCCCCGTGGTCACCCACACCCTGGAGTCCGCCTTCGACCCCGAGAACCCCGACCAGCCCTCCCCCATCGCCGCCCACCCGGCCGGCGAGTTCACCTGGAACGTCGACCTGTCCACGGTGGCCTCCGCCACGGGAAACGGCTGA
- a CDS encoding G1 family glutamic endopeptidase has translation MPPCAGSPHVQSSSARPRRRHRPADAARRRLASRPRPRPFSSSVQAPIAAHHHGDGLLHGTSANWAGYVATRGRSASVTAGWVQPSVSCTSPDAWSGFRVGLDGDGSKTVEQIGTEADCSSGSPVYSAWYEMYPAYPSDFSSPAQPGDHFTASVTTDGAGSFQLTLSNTTRGWTRTVNKSLEDAALASAEVIAEAPSSIFGVLPLADFGTDDFTGADVNGQSIGAAKASSIDMAADGVTMATTSELSGATDSSVAWDHS, from the coding sequence TTGCCTCCGTGCGCGGGCTCCCCCCATGTCCAAAGCTCGTCGGCACGCCCTCGTCGCCGCCACCGCCCTGCTGACGCTGCTCGGCGGCGGCTCGCCAGCCGTCCCCGTCCCCGTCCCTTCTCCTCCTCCGTCCAGGCTCCGATCGCCGCGCACCACCACGGCGACGGCCTGCTGCACGGCACCAGCGCCAACTGGGCCGGCTACGTCGCCACCCGCGGCCGGTCCGCCAGCGTCACCGCGGGCTGGGTCCAGCCGTCCGTCTCCTGCACCAGCCCCGACGCCTGGTCCGGCTTCCGGGTCGGGCTGGACGGCGACGGCAGCAAGACGGTCGAGCAGATCGGCACCGAGGCCGACTGCTCCAGCGGCTCCCCGGTCTACTCGGCCTGGTACGAGATGTACCCGGCCTACCCGTCCGACTTCAGCAGCCCCGCGCAGCCCGGCGACCACTTCACCGCGAGCGTCACCACCGACGGCGCCGGGTCGTTCCAGCTCACCCTGTCCAACACCACCCGGGGGTGGACCCGCACCGTCAACAAGTCGCTGGAGGACGCCGCCCTGGCGTCCGCCGAGGTGATCGCCGAAGCCCCGTCCAGCATCTTCGGTGTGCTCCCGCTGGCCGACTTCGGCACCGACGACTTCACCGGTGCCGACGTCAACGGGCAGAGCATCGGCGCTGCGAAGGCGTCGAGCATCGACATGGCTGCGGACGGCGTCACCATGGCCACCACCTCGGAGCTCAGCGGCGCCACCGACTCCTCGGTGGCCTGGGACCACAGCTGA
- a CDS encoding carbohydrate kinase family protein produces the protein METDAAAQRCEVLVAGPYFADLVFHGLARPVRPGTEVFADGFALVPGGAYTLAMALHRLGRRVTWSADFGTDLFSSHVLSCARQEGLDEAAFRHHPVPVRSLTVALASADDRAMVSFQDPVDAQPLAPLLGRLRPRGLVLPQLRWDDGTVADLRAARKLGTLVVMDCHDTPASLDDPAVRAALALVDVFTPNDAEALRLTGAGDLDGALGALAELVPTAVITRGAQGAVAVRDGRRHDAPPVSRVAGIDPTAAGDCFNAGLVHGLLNGWSLPDCLAAASLCGAAATTGPGSSAALHAADLDRHLLHRPDQGHLDPPSPASANVGWPLHRRT, from the coding sequence ATGGAGACCGACGCAGCGGCGCAGAGGTGTGAAGTGCTCGTCGCCGGGCCGTACTTCGCGGATCTGGTGTTCCACGGTCTGGCGCGGCCGGTGCGACCGGGCACCGAGGTCTTCGCCGACGGCTTCGCCCTGGTGCCGGGCGGCGCGTACACCCTGGCGATGGCGCTGCACCGGCTGGGGCGACGGGTGACGTGGAGCGCGGACTTCGGCACCGATCTGTTCTCCTCGCACGTCCTGTCCTGCGCCAGGCAGGAAGGACTGGACGAGGCCGCCTTCCGCCACCACCCCGTCCCCGTACGGAGTCTGACCGTCGCCCTCGCCTCCGCGGACGACCGGGCGATGGTCAGCTTCCAGGATCCGGTCGATGCCCAACCGCTCGCACCCCTGCTCGGGCGCCTGCGCCCACGCGGCCTGGTGTTGCCCCAACTCCGCTGGGACGACGGCACGGTGGCCGATCTCCGAGCGGCGCGGAAGCTCGGCACGCTGGTGGTCATGGACTGCCACGACACTCCCGCTTCGCTCGACGATCCGGCCGTACGCGCTGCCCTCGCACTGGTCGACGTCTTCACGCCGAACGACGCGGAAGCCCTGCGCCTGACCGGTGCCGGGGACCTGGACGGCGCGCTCGGCGCGCTCGCCGAGCTGGTGCCCACCGCCGTGATCACGCGTGGCGCGCAGGGCGCCGTCGCGGTCCGGGACGGTCGGCGGCACGACGCCCCGCCGGTCTCCCGGGTCGCCGGCATCGACCCGACGGCGGCGGGCGACTGCTTCAACGCCGGTCTGGTGCACGGGCTGCTCAACGGCTGGAGCCTGCCCGACTGCCTCGCGGCGGCGAGCCTCTGCGGAGCCGCGGCCACCACCGGCCCCGGCTCCAGCGCAGCCCTGCACGCCGCGGACCTCGACCGCCATCTCCTCCACCGCCCCGACCAAGGCCACCTCGACCCGCCGTCCCCGGCAAGTGCCAACGTGGGATGGCCACTTCACCGCCGGACGTGA